One genomic window of Quercus robur chromosome 6, dhQueRobu3.1, whole genome shotgun sequence includes the following:
- the LOC126732410 gene encoding phospho-2-dehydro-3-deoxyheptonate aldolase 2, chloroplastic, with amino-acid sequence MALSNTATLSAKTLYSNTHAFSHQQQPSFSLVPTANTKPVQTRISAVHAAEPSTKQSSPSVPAVGSKWAVDSWKTKKALQLPEYPDKKDLETVLKTIEDFPPIVFAGEARHLEEKLADAAMGNAFLLQGGDCAESFKEFSANNIRDTFRVILQMGAVLMFGGQVPVIKVGRMAGQFAKPRSDPFEEKDGVKLPSYKGDNINGDTFDEKSRTPDPQRLIRAYCQSAATLNLLRAFATGGYAAMQRVSEWNLDFAEHSEQGDRYQELAHRVDEALGFMAAAGLTVDHPVMRTTEFWTSHECLLLPYEQSLTRKDSTSGLYYDCSAHMLWVGERTRQLDGAHVEFLRGVANPLGIKVSNKMDPNDLVNLIEILNPNNKPGRITIICRMGAENQRVKLPHLIRAVRRAGQIVTWVCDPMHGNTIKAPCGLKTRPFDAILAEVRAFFDVHEQEGSHPGGVHLEMTGQNVTECIGGSRTVTFDDLSSRYHTHCDPRLNASQSLELSFIIAERLRKRRIGTQRLLSLSL; translated from the exons atggCACTCTCAAACACAGCCACCCTCTCAGCCAAAACCTTGTACAGCAACACCCACGCTTTCTCACACCAGCAACAGCCCAGTTTCTCTCTTGTCCCCACCGCCAACACCAAGCCTGTCCAAACTCGCATCTCAGCCGTCCATGCAGCCGAGCCATCCACAAAGCAGTCATCACCGTCCGTTCCTGCCGTAGGTTCTAAATGGGCTGTGGATAGCTGGAAGACCAAGAAGGCTCTGCAGCTCCCAGAGTACCCTGACAAGAAGGACCTAGAGACTGTGTTGAAGACCATTGAGGACTTCCCACCGATTGTGTTTGCTGGTGAGGCTAGGCACCTTGAAGAGAAGCTTGCTGATGCTGCAATGGGAAATGCTTTTCTCTTGCAAGGTGGGGACTGCGCTGAGAGTTTCAAGGAGTTCAGTGCTAATAACATTAGGGACACCTTCAGAGTTATTCTTCAGATGGGTGCTGTTCTTATGTTTGGTGGTCAAGTGCCTGTCATTAAG GTTGGAAGAATGGCTGGTCAGTTTGCAAAGCCGAGATCTGACCCATTTGAGGAGAAGGATGGTGTGAAGCTCCCAAGTTACAAGGGAGACAACATAAATGGTGATACTTTTGATGAGAAATCAAGGACCCCAGATCCCCAGAGGTTGATAAGGGCTTATTGCCAATCCGCGGCAACTCTCAATCTTCTTAGGGCCTTTGCCACTGGAGGATATGCCGCAATGCAGAGGGTTAGTGAGTGGAATCTTGATTTCGCGGAGCACAGTGAGCAGGGAGATAG GTACCAGGAATTGGCTCACCGCGTTGATGAGGCCCTAGGTTTCATGGCTGCTGCGGGACTAACGGTTGACCATCCTGTGATGAGAACAACTGAATTCTGGACCTCCCATGAGTGTTTGCTTTTGCCTTATGAGCAATCACTCACTAGGAAGGACTCGACTTCTGGCCTGTACTATGATTGCTCTGCTCACATGCTTTGGGTTGGGGAGCGTACCCGGCAACTAGATGGTGCCCACGTAGAGTTCCTTAGAGGAGTTGCCAATCCTCTTGGCATCAAG GTGAGCAATAAAATGGATCCTAACGATCTAGTTAATCTCATTGAGATCCTGAATCCCAATAACAAGCCAGGAAGGATAACAATAATTTGCAGAATGGGTGCTGAGAACCAGAGAGTTAAGCTTCCCCATTTGATCAGGGCTGTCCGCAGGGCTGGGCAAATTGTGACTTGGGTCTGTGATCCAATGCATGGAAACACCATCAAGGCACCATGTGGACTTAAAACACGTCCCTTTGATGCAATTTTG GCTGAGGTGCGAGCATTCTTTGATGTGCATGAGCAAGAAGGGAGCCACCCCGGTGGAGTTCATCTGGAGATGACTGGCCAGAATGTGACAGAGTGCATTGGAGGGTCTCGGACAGTGACTTTTGACGACCTGAGCTCACGTTATCACACACATTGTGACCCAAGGCTCAACGCTTCTCAGTCTCTTGAGCTATCATTTATCATTGCAGAGCGACTTAGAAAGAGAAGAATTGGAACTCAACGTCTACTTTCTTTGAGCCTTTAG